The Accipiter gentilis chromosome 7, bAccGen1.1, whole genome shotgun sequence genome includes a region encoding these proteins:
- the RIPOR1 gene encoding rho family-interacting cell polarization regulator 1 isoform X3, protein MERAGVGAAKSLHELPACSPSMGVEQRGCTEPGPLSPRASSLASPGTWRPSRSHSTMSLSVRPQRRVLVTKINRSQSFAGVNSTADRPFRNLSPFTPTVSRKTGSRVSRMFSMSHKSPPPKVPQPNRLDEVYEALKKGLTAYLEVHQMELEKLSTQIRESKRNSRLGFLYDLDKQVKSIERFLRRLEFHASKIDELYEAYCIQRRLRDGAHNMVKAYSTGSPGSREARESLAEASKGYKEYTENMCLLENELESQLGEFHVRMKGLAGFARLCAGDQYEIFMKYGRQRWKLRGRIEVNSKQVWDSEEMVFLPLVTEFLSIKVTELKSLANHVVVGNVSCETKDLFAALPQVVAVDINDLGTLKLSLEVTWNPFDKDDQPSAASTVNKASTVNKRFSTYNQSPPDTPSLREQAFYSPGRAANKHGWSLLDIFRETLFEKLSQSCSCGDVSSAELGRWPQQGRNMLRRQEELENGTAWSISSESSDDSSSPQLSGSARHAAHKPIVQPEVQASAPAIEISFSQQPEEARAGPRAGGVGVPPAGSQPEELGSCKKETVANGHVPYSRTLSHISEASVDATMEAKAVESPWEPAPSPEEDAGMGEQDVDPLPGASVVATMAGQDRGAEAKPRASVAWAVTCEAEAGGAEPTQSRVPVQGGCGTRDPAVLAQASAEERPVPAPPLPADIPEVPRGKVVDSGLEEAIGLLGSALDDYRGQFPELQPLERELKRLEEMLLQKQGIFLSRASSISLTVEHALESFSFLNTSDMEDSEGSEEDPLQDERRAGRPRRSSRATSAGETGADDTGMCSGSEASTDPMTTGNEFLDKALVLHLNNCNRLLLKLGTFGPLRCREMYALDRLMREAQVLEIVCQLTEERAGVASSAAEVVQFSTQKEGVLPLWDCCVEVPNVYTCPVERFLQVLSAQYAAPISERHPGLADAVCVKLLEDVMNRRLPRRPGSAQGEQITIFQYWSHFESLGTLVLDIYMMELAEEALLAQNLNSDDQDVVLRALKRVPEGRLKKEGLKALSLLLVEGNSKVVSAVSAQLRSLAENPRFRQRALVCYLEQLEDEEVQTRVAGCAALGCLKAKESIEQLVYLCQTDKEPVREAAKQSLMLCGEDGKSAHRRLEETLDSLPRIFAPASMASTAF, encoded by the exons GGAGGCCCTCCAGGTCACACTCAACGATGTCACTGTCTGTGCGCCCGCAGCGCCGAGTCCTCGTCACCAAGATCAATAGGAGCCAGTCCTTTGCAGGAGTGAATTCGACGGCCGACCGGCCCTTCAG GAACCTCTCGCCCTTCACCCCCACCGTCTCCCGCAAGACTGGCTCCAGGGTCAGTAGGATGTTCTCAATGTCCCACAAATCCCCACCACCCAAGGTGCCTCAGCCCAACCGCCTGGACGAGGTGTACGAAGCTCTCAAGAAGGGCCTGAC AGCCTACCTGGAGGTGCACCAGATGGAACTGGAGAAGCTCAGCACCCAGATCCGCGAATCCAAGAGGAATTCACGCCTG ggCTTTCTCTACGATCTGGATAAG CAAGTGAAGTCAATTGAGCGCTTCCTGCGTCGCCTGGAGTTTCATGCTAGCAAG ATAGATGAGCTCTACGAGGCTTATTGCATCCAGCGGCGGCTCCGTGATGGAGCCCACAACATGGTCAAGGCTTATAGCACGGGCTCACCGGGCAGCCGGGAGGCACGCGAGAGCCTGGCTGAGGCCAGCAAGGGCTACAAGGAGTACACGGAG AACATGTGTTTGTTGGAGAACGAGCTGGAGAGCCAGCTGGGCGAGTTCCACGTCCGGATGAAAG GACTGGCAGGCTTTGCCCGGCTTTGTGCTGGTGACCAGTATGAG ATCTTCATGAAGTATGGACGGCAGCGGTGGAAACTGCGGGGGCGCATTGAGGTGAACAGCAAGCAGGTGTGGGACAGCGAGGAAATGGTTTTCTTGCCCCTCGTCACTGAGTTCCTCTCCATCAAG gtGACAGAGCTAAAGAGCCTGGCCAACCATGTTGTGGTGGGCAATGTGTCCTGTGAGACCAAGGACCTCTTTGCGGCTCTACCCCAGGTAGTGGCTGTGGATATCAATGACTTGGGCACCCTCAAACTCAGCCTGGAGGTGACCTGGAA CCCCTTCGACAAGGATGACCAGCCCTCAGCAGCCAGCACTGTCAACAAGGCCTCCACAGTGAACAAGAGGTTCTCCACCTACAACCAGAGCCCGCCTGACACACCATCCCTGCGGGAACAGGCTTTCTAC AGCCCGGGGCGGGCGGCCAACAAGCATGGTTGGTCCTTGCTGGACATCTTTCGGGAGACACTCTTCGAGAAGCTGTCTCAGAGCTGCTCCTGCGGCGACGTCTCCTCGGCCGAGCTTGGGAGATGGCCGCAGCAGGGCCGC aacATGCTGCGGcgccaggaggagctggagaacgGCACGGCCTGGTCCATCTCCTCCGAGTCCTCGGACGACTCCTCCAGTCCCCAGCTGTCTGGCAGCGCCCGCCATGCTGCGCACAAGCCTATCGTGCAGCCCGAGGTGCAGGCCTCCGCCCCCGCCATCGAGATCTCCTTCTCCCAGCAGCCAGAGGAGGCCAGGGCTGGGCCCAGGGCTGGCGGCGTTGGCGTCCCCCCCGCCGGCAGCCAGCCGGAGGAGCTGGGCAGCTGTAAGAAGGAGACGGTGGCCAACGGGCACGTGCCCTACTCCCGGACTCTGAGCCACATCAGCGAGGCCAGCGTGGATGCCACAATGGAGGCCAAGGCTGTGGAGAGCCCCTGGGAGCCTGCGCCCAGCCCGGAGGAGGACGCAGGGATGGGGGAGCAGGACGTGGACCCCCTCCCCGGCGCCTCGGTGGTAGCCACCatggcagggcaggacaggggtGCTGAGGCCAAGCCCCGTGCCTCTGTGGCGTGGGCTGTCACCTGTGAGGCGGAGGCTGGCGGGGCCGAGCCAACGCAGAGCCGGGTGCCAGTACAGGGCGGCTGCGGCACCAGGGACCCCGCAGTGCTGGCACAAGCCTCCGCGGAGGAGAGGCCtgtccccgccccgccgctgccggccgACATCCCCGAGGTGCCGCGGGGGAAGGTGGTGGATTCGGGTCTGGAGGAGGCCATTGGCCTCCTGGGCTCAGCCCTGGATGACTACCGGGGGCAGttcccagagctgcagccccTTGAACGGGAGCTCAAGCGcctggaggagatgctgctg CAGAAGCAGGGCATCTTCCTCAGCCGGGCCTCCAGCATCAGCCTGACAGTGGAGCATGCGCTGGAGAGCTTCAGCTTTCTCAACACCTCTGACATGGAGGACTCGGAGGGCTCTGAGGAGGACCCTCTCCAAGACGAAAG gagggctggcagACCCCGGCGCAGCAGCAGGGCCACCAGCGCTGGTGAGACGGGGGCAGACGACACCGGCATGTGCAGCGGCTCTGAGGCCAGCACCGACCCCATGACCACCGGCAACGAGTTCCTGGATAAGGCCCTGGTGCTTCACCTCAACAACTGCAACCGCCTGCTGCTG AAGCTGGGCACCTTCGGTCCCCTGCGATGCCGGGAGATGTACGCCCTGGACAGGCTGATGCGGGAGGCGCAGGTGCTGGAGATCGTGTGCCAGCTGACGGAGGAGCGAGCGGGAgtagccagctctgctgctgaag TGGTGCAGTTCTCGACACAGAAGGAGGGCGTGCTGCCCCTTTGGGACTGCTGCGTGGAGGTGCCCAATGTCTACACCTGCCCCGTGGAGCGGTTCCTGCAGGTGCTCAGCGCCCAGTATGCGGCACCCATCAGCGAGCGGCACCCTGGCCTGGCTGATGCCG TGTGTGTGAAGCTGCTGGAGGATGTGATGAATCGGCGGCTGCCCCGGCGGCCTGGCAGTGCCCAGGGCGAGCAGATCACCATCTTCCAGTACTGGAGCCATTTTGAGTCACTCGGCACGCTGGTACTCGACATCTACATGATGGAGCTGGCAGAGGAAG CGCTGCTGGCGCAGAACCTCAACTCAGATGACCAGGACGTGGTGCTGCGTGCCCTGAAGCGTGTGCCCGAGGGCCGCCTGAAGAAGGAGGGACTGAAGGCCCTGAGCCTGCTCCTCGTTGAGGGCAACAGCAAGGTGGTGAGCGCTGTGTCGGCCCAGCTCCGCAGCCTGGCGGAAAACCCCCGCTTCCGCCAACGG gcCCTCGTGTGCTACCTGGAGCAGCTGGAGGATGAGGAGGTGCAGACGCGTGTGGCAGGGTGTGCAGCGCTGGGCTGCCTGAAG GCCAAGGAGAGCATCGAGCAGCTGGTTTACCTGTGCCAAACCGACAAGGAGCCTGTGCGGGAGGCAGCCAAGCAGAGCCTGATGCTGTGCG GGGAAGATGGTAAATCAGCTCACCGGCGGCTGGAGGAGACCCTGGACAGCCTCCCAAGGATCTTTGCACCAGCCAGCATGGCCAGTACAGCTTTCTGA
- the RIPOR1 gene encoding rho family-interacting cell polarization regulator 1 isoform X7: protein MFSMSHKSPPPKVPQPNRLDEVYEALKKGLTAYLEVHQMELEKLSTQIRESKRNSRLGFLYDLDKQVKSIERFLRRLEFHASKIDELYEAYCIQRRLRDGAHNMVKAYSTGSPGSREARESLAEASKGYKEYTENMCLLENELESQLGEFHVRMKGNTSCSILGLLPACLLPADAPLPSLAGLAGFARLCAGDQYEIFMKYGRQRWKLRGRIEVNSKQVWDSEEMVFLPLVTEFLSIKVTELKSLANHVVVGNVSCETKDLFAALPQVVAVDINDLGTLKLSLEVTWNPFDKDDQPSAASTVNKASTVNKRFSTYNQSPPDTPSLREQAFYSPGRAANKHGWSLLDIFRETLFEKLSQSCSCGDVSSAELGRWPQQGRNMLRRQEELENGTAWSISSESSDDSSSPQLSGSARHAAHKPIVQPEVQASAPAIEISFSQQPEEARAGPRAGGVGVPPAGSQPEELGSCKKETVANGHVPYSRTLSHISEASVDATMEAKAVESPWEPAPSPEEDAGMGEQDVDPLPGASVVATMAGQDRGAEAKPRASVAWAVTCEAEAGGAEPTQSRVPVQGGCGTRDPAVLAQASAEERPVPAPPLPADIPEVPRGKVVDSGLEEAIGLLGSALDDYRGQFPELQPLERELKRLEEMLLQKQGIFLSRASSISLTVEHALESFSFLNTSDMEDSEGSEEDPLQDERRAGRPRRSSRATSAGETGADDTGMCSGSEASTDPMTTGNEFLDKALVLHLNNCNRLLLKLGTFGPLRCREMYALDRLMREAQVLEIVCQLTEERAGVASSAAEVVQFSTQKEGVLPLWDCCVEVPNVYTCPVERFLQVLSAQYAAPISERHPGLADAVCVKLLEDVMNRRLPRRPGSAQGEQITIFQYWSHFESLGTLVLDIYMMELAEEALLAQNLNSDDQDVVLRALKRVPEGRLKKEGLKALSLLLVEGNSKVVSAVSAQLRSLAENPRFRQRALVCYLEQLEDEEVQTRVAGCAALGCLKAKESIEQLVYLCQTDKEPVREAAKQSLMLCGEDGKSAHRRLEETLDSLPRIFAPASMASTAF from the exons ATGTTCTCAATGTCCCACAAATCCCCACCACCCAAGGTGCCTCAGCCCAACCGCCTGGACGAGGTGTACGAAGCTCTCAAGAAGGGCCTGAC AGCCTACCTGGAGGTGCACCAGATGGAACTGGAGAAGCTCAGCACCCAGATCCGCGAATCCAAGAGGAATTCACGCCTG ggCTTTCTCTACGATCTGGATAAG CAAGTGAAGTCAATTGAGCGCTTCCTGCGTCGCCTGGAGTTTCATGCTAGCAAG ATAGATGAGCTCTACGAGGCTTATTGCATCCAGCGGCGGCTCCGTGATGGAGCCCACAACATGGTCAAGGCTTATAGCACGGGCTCACCGGGCAGCCGGGAGGCACGCGAGAGCCTGGCTGAGGCCAGCAAGGGCTACAAGGAGTACACGGAG AACATGTGTTTGTTGGAGAACGAGCTGGAGAGCCAGCTGGGCGAGTTCCACGTCCGGATGAAAGGTAACACATCCTGCTCCATCCTGggcttgctgcctgcctgcctgctgcctgctgatGCCCCTCTGCCTTCTCTTGCAGGACTGGCAGGCTTTGCCCGGCTTTGTGCTGGTGACCAGTATGAG ATCTTCATGAAGTATGGACGGCAGCGGTGGAAACTGCGGGGGCGCATTGAGGTGAACAGCAAGCAGGTGTGGGACAGCGAGGAAATGGTTTTCTTGCCCCTCGTCACTGAGTTCCTCTCCATCAAG gtGACAGAGCTAAAGAGCCTGGCCAACCATGTTGTGGTGGGCAATGTGTCCTGTGAGACCAAGGACCTCTTTGCGGCTCTACCCCAGGTAGTGGCTGTGGATATCAATGACTTGGGCACCCTCAAACTCAGCCTGGAGGTGACCTGGAA CCCCTTCGACAAGGATGACCAGCCCTCAGCAGCCAGCACTGTCAACAAGGCCTCCACAGTGAACAAGAGGTTCTCCACCTACAACCAGAGCCCGCCTGACACACCATCCCTGCGGGAACAGGCTTTCTAC AGCCCGGGGCGGGCGGCCAACAAGCATGGTTGGTCCTTGCTGGACATCTTTCGGGAGACACTCTTCGAGAAGCTGTCTCAGAGCTGCTCCTGCGGCGACGTCTCCTCGGCCGAGCTTGGGAGATGGCCGCAGCAGGGCCGC aacATGCTGCGGcgccaggaggagctggagaacgGCACGGCCTGGTCCATCTCCTCCGAGTCCTCGGACGACTCCTCCAGTCCCCAGCTGTCTGGCAGCGCCCGCCATGCTGCGCACAAGCCTATCGTGCAGCCCGAGGTGCAGGCCTCCGCCCCCGCCATCGAGATCTCCTTCTCCCAGCAGCCAGAGGAGGCCAGGGCTGGGCCCAGGGCTGGCGGCGTTGGCGTCCCCCCCGCCGGCAGCCAGCCGGAGGAGCTGGGCAGCTGTAAGAAGGAGACGGTGGCCAACGGGCACGTGCCCTACTCCCGGACTCTGAGCCACATCAGCGAGGCCAGCGTGGATGCCACAATGGAGGCCAAGGCTGTGGAGAGCCCCTGGGAGCCTGCGCCCAGCCCGGAGGAGGACGCAGGGATGGGGGAGCAGGACGTGGACCCCCTCCCCGGCGCCTCGGTGGTAGCCACCatggcagggcaggacaggggtGCTGAGGCCAAGCCCCGTGCCTCTGTGGCGTGGGCTGTCACCTGTGAGGCGGAGGCTGGCGGGGCCGAGCCAACGCAGAGCCGGGTGCCAGTACAGGGCGGCTGCGGCACCAGGGACCCCGCAGTGCTGGCACAAGCCTCCGCGGAGGAGAGGCCtgtccccgccccgccgctgccggccgACATCCCCGAGGTGCCGCGGGGGAAGGTGGTGGATTCGGGTCTGGAGGAGGCCATTGGCCTCCTGGGCTCAGCCCTGGATGACTACCGGGGGCAGttcccagagctgcagccccTTGAACGGGAGCTCAAGCGcctggaggagatgctgctg CAGAAGCAGGGCATCTTCCTCAGCCGGGCCTCCAGCATCAGCCTGACAGTGGAGCATGCGCTGGAGAGCTTCAGCTTTCTCAACACCTCTGACATGGAGGACTCGGAGGGCTCTGAGGAGGACCCTCTCCAAGACGAAAG gagggctggcagACCCCGGCGCAGCAGCAGGGCCACCAGCGCTGGTGAGACGGGGGCAGACGACACCGGCATGTGCAGCGGCTCTGAGGCCAGCACCGACCCCATGACCACCGGCAACGAGTTCCTGGATAAGGCCCTGGTGCTTCACCTCAACAACTGCAACCGCCTGCTGCTG AAGCTGGGCACCTTCGGTCCCCTGCGATGCCGGGAGATGTACGCCCTGGACAGGCTGATGCGGGAGGCGCAGGTGCTGGAGATCGTGTGCCAGCTGACGGAGGAGCGAGCGGGAgtagccagctctgctgctgaag TGGTGCAGTTCTCGACACAGAAGGAGGGCGTGCTGCCCCTTTGGGACTGCTGCGTGGAGGTGCCCAATGTCTACACCTGCCCCGTGGAGCGGTTCCTGCAGGTGCTCAGCGCCCAGTATGCGGCACCCATCAGCGAGCGGCACCCTGGCCTGGCTGATGCCG TGTGTGTGAAGCTGCTGGAGGATGTGATGAATCGGCGGCTGCCCCGGCGGCCTGGCAGTGCCCAGGGCGAGCAGATCACCATCTTCCAGTACTGGAGCCATTTTGAGTCACTCGGCACGCTGGTACTCGACATCTACATGATGGAGCTGGCAGAGGAAG CGCTGCTGGCGCAGAACCTCAACTCAGATGACCAGGACGTGGTGCTGCGTGCCCTGAAGCGTGTGCCCGAGGGCCGCCTGAAGAAGGAGGGACTGAAGGCCCTGAGCCTGCTCCTCGTTGAGGGCAACAGCAAGGTGGTGAGCGCTGTGTCGGCCCAGCTCCGCAGCCTGGCGGAAAACCCCCGCTTCCGCCAACGG gcCCTCGTGTGCTACCTGGAGCAGCTGGAGGATGAGGAGGTGCAGACGCGTGTGGCAGGGTGTGCAGCGCTGGGCTGCCTGAAG GCCAAGGAGAGCATCGAGCAGCTGGTTTACCTGTGCCAAACCGACAAGGAGCCTGTGCGGGAGGCAGCCAAGCAGAGCCTGATGCTGTGCG GGGAAGATGGTAAATCAGCTCACCGGCGGCTGGAGGAGACCCTGGACAGCCTCCCAAGGATCTTTGCACCAGCCAGCATGGCCAGTACAGCTTTCTGA
- the RIPOR1 gene encoding rho family-interacting cell polarization regulator 1 isoform X1 has translation MERAGVGAAKSLHELPACSPSMGVEQRGCTEPGPLSPRASSLASPGTWRPSRSHSTMSLSVRPQRRVLVTKINRSQSFAGVNSTADRPFRNLSPFTPTVSRKTGSRVSRMFSMSHKSPPPKVPQPNRLDEVYEALKKGLTAYLEVHQMELEKLSTQIRESKRNSRLGFLYDLDKQVKSIERFLRRLEFHASKIDELYEAYCIQRRLRDGAHNMVKAYSTGSPGSREARESLAEASKGYKEYTENMCLLENELESQLGEFHVRMKGNTSCSILGLLPACLLPADAPLPSLAGLAGFARLCAGDQYEIFMKYGRQRWKLRGRIEVNSKQVWDSEEMVFLPLVTEFLSIKVTELKSLANHVVVGNVSCETKDLFAALPQVVAVDINDLGTLKLSLEVTWNPFDKDDQPSAASTVNKASTVNKRFSTYNQSPPDTPSLREQAFYSPGRAANKHGWSLLDIFRETLFEKLSQSCSCGDVSSAELGRWPQQGRNMLRRQEELENGTAWSISSESSDDSSSPQLSGSARHAAHKPIVQPEVQASAPAIEISFSQQPEEARAGPRAGGVGVPPAGSQPEELGSCKKETVANGHVPYSRTLSHISEASVDATMEAKAVESPWEPAPSPEEDAGMGEQDVDPLPGASVVATMAGQDRGAEAKPRASVAWAVTCEAEAGGAEPTQSRVPVQGGCGTRDPAVLAQASAEERPVPAPPLPADIPEVPRGKVVDSGLEEAIGLLGSALDDYRGQFPELQPLERELKRLEEMLLQKQGIFLSRASSISLTVEHALESFSFLNTSDMEDSEGSEEDPLQDERRAGRPRRSSRATSAGETGADDTGMCSGSEASTDPMTTGNEFLDKALVLHLNNCNRLLLKLGTFGPLRCREMYALDRLMREAQVLEIVCQLTEERAGVASSAAEVVQFSTQKEGVLPLWDCCVEVPNVYTCPVERFLQVLSAQYAAPISERHPGLADAVCVKLLEDVMNRRLPRRPGSAQGEQITIFQYWSHFESLGTLVLDIYMMELAEEALLAQNLNSDDQDVVLRALKRVPEGRLKKEGLKALSLLLVEGNSKVVSAVSAQLRSLAENPRFRQRALVCYLEQLEDEEVQTRVAGCAALGCLKAKESIEQLVYLCQTDKEPVREAAKQSLMLCGEDGKSAHRRLEETLDSLPRIFAPASMASTAF, from the exons GGAGGCCCTCCAGGTCACACTCAACGATGTCACTGTCTGTGCGCCCGCAGCGCCGAGTCCTCGTCACCAAGATCAATAGGAGCCAGTCCTTTGCAGGAGTGAATTCGACGGCCGACCGGCCCTTCAG GAACCTCTCGCCCTTCACCCCCACCGTCTCCCGCAAGACTGGCTCCAGGGTCAGTAGGATGTTCTCAATGTCCCACAAATCCCCACCACCCAAGGTGCCTCAGCCCAACCGCCTGGACGAGGTGTACGAAGCTCTCAAGAAGGGCCTGAC AGCCTACCTGGAGGTGCACCAGATGGAACTGGAGAAGCTCAGCACCCAGATCCGCGAATCCAAGAGGAATTCACGCCTG ggCTTTCTCTACGATCTGGATAAG CAAGTGAAGTCAATTGAGCGCTTCCTGCGTCGCCTGGAGTTTCATGCTAGCAAG ATAGATGAGCTCTACGAGGCTTATTGCATCCAGCGGCGGCTCCGTGATGGAGCCCACAACATGGTCAAGGCTTATAGCACGGGCTCACCGGGCAGCCGGGAGGCACGCGAGAGCCTGGCTGAGGCCAGCAAGGGCTACAAGGAGTACACGGAG AACATGTGTTTGTTGGAGAACGAGCTGGAGAGCCAGCTGGGCGAGTTCCACGTCCGGATGAAAGGTAACACATCCTGCTCCATCCTGggcttgctgcctgcctgcctgctgcctgctgatGCCCCTCTGCCTTCTCTTGCAGGACTGGCAGGCTTTGCCCGGCTTTGTGCTGGTGACCAGTATGAG ATCTTCATGAAGTATGGACGGCAGCGGTGGAAACTGCGGGGGCGCATTGAGGTGAACAGCAAGCAGGTGTGGGACAGCGAGGAAATGGTTTTCTTGCCCCTCGTCACTGAGTTCCTCTCCATCAAG gtGACAGAGCTAAAGAGCCTGGCCAACCATGTTGTGGTGGGCAATGTGTCCTGTGAGACCAAGGACCTCTTTGCGGCTCTACCCCAGGTAGTGGCTGTGGATATCAATGACTTGGGCACCCTCAAACTCAGCCTGGAGGTGACCTGGAA CCCCTTCGACAAGGATGACCAGCCCTCAGCAGCCAGCACTGTCAACAAGGCCTCCACAGTGAACAAGAGGTTCTCCACCTACAACCAGAGCCCGCCTGACACACCATCCCTGCGGGAACAGGCTTTCTAC AGCCCGGGGCGGGCGGCCAACAAGCATGGTTGGTCCTTGCTGGACATCTTTCGGGAGACACTCTTCGAGAAGCTGTCTCAGAGCTGCTCCTGCGGCGACGTCTCCTCGGCCGAGCTTGGGAGATGGCCGCAGCAGGGCCGC aacATGCTGCGGcgccaggaggagctggagaacgGCACGGCCTGGTCCATCTCCTCCGAGTCCTCGGACGACTCCTCCAGTCCCCAGCTGTCTGGCAGCGCCCGCCATGCTGCGCACAAGCCTATCGTGCAGCCCGAGGTGCAGGCCTCCGCCCCCGCCATCGAGATCTCCTTCTCCCAGCAGCCAGAGGAGGCCAGGGCTGGGCCCAGGGCTGGCGGCGTTGGCGTCCCCCCCGCCGGCAGCCAGCCGGAGGAGCTGGGCAGCTGTAAGAAGGAGACGGTGGCCAACGGGCACGTGCCCTACTCCCGGACTCTGAGCCACATCAGCGAGGCCAGCGTGGATGCCACAATGGAGGCCAAGGCTGTGGAGAGCCCCTGGGAGCCTGCGCCCAGCCCGGAGGAGGACGCAGGGATGGGGGAGCAGGACGTGGACCCCCTCCCCGGCGCCTCGGTGGTAGCCACCatggcagggcaggacaggggtGCTGAGGCCAAGCCCCGTGCCTCTGTGGCGTGGGCTGTCACCTGTGAGGCGGAGGCTGGCGGGGCCGAGCCAACGCAGAGCCGGGTGCCAGTACAGGGCGGCTGCGGCACCAGGGACCCCGCAGTGCTGGCACAAGCCTCCGCGGAGGAGAGGCCtgtccccgccccgccgctgccggccgACATCCCCGAGGTGCCGCGGGGGAAGGTGGTGGATTCGGGTCTGGAGGAGGCCATTGGCCTCCTGGGCTCAGCCCTGGATGACTACCGGGGGCAGttcccagagctgcagccccTTGAACGGGAGCTCAAGCGcctggaggagatgctgctg CAGAAGCAGGGCATCTTCCTCAGCCGGGCCTCCAGCATCAGCCTGACAGTGGAGCATGCGCTGGAGAGCTTCAGCTTTCTCAACACCTCTGACATGGAGGACTCGGAGGGCTCTGAGGAGGACCCTCTCCAAGACGAAAG gagggctggcagACCCCGGCGCAGCAGCAGGGCCACCAGCGCTGGTGAGACGGGGGCAGACGACACCGGCATGTGCAGCGGCTCTGAGGCCAGCACCGACCCCATGACCACCGGCAACGAGTTCCTGGATAAGGCCCTGGTGCTTCACCTCAACAACTGCAACCGCCTGCTGCTG AAGCTGGGCACCTTCGGTCCCCTGCGATGCCGGGAGATGTACGCCCTGGACAGGCTGATGCGGGAGGCGCAGGTGCTGGAGATCGTGTGCCAGCTGACGGAGGAGCGAGCGGGAgtagccagctctgctgctgaag TGGTGCAGTTCTCGACACAGAAGGAGGGCGTGCTGCCCCTTTGGGACTGCTGCGTGGAGGTGCCCAATGTCTACACCTGCCCCGTGGAGCGGTTCCTGCAGGTGCTCAGCGCCCAGTATGCGGCACCCATCAGCGAGCGGCACCCTGGCCTGGCTGATGCCG TGTGTGTGAAGCTGCTGGAGGATGTGATGAATCGGCGGCTGCCCCGGCGGCCTGGCAGTGCCCAGGGCGAGCAGATCACCATCTTCCAGTACTGGAGCCATTTTGAGTCACTCGGCACGCTGGTACTCGACATCTACATGATGGAGCTGGCAGAGGAAG CGCTGCTGGCGCAGAACCTCAACTCAGATGACCAGGACGTGGTGCTGCGTGCCCTGAAGCGTGTGCCCGAGGGCCGCCTGAAGAAGGAGGGACTGAAGGCCCTGAGCCTGCTCCTCGTTGAGGGCAACAGCAAGGTGGTGAGCGCTGTGTCGGCCCAGCTCCGCAGCCTGGCGGAAAACCCCCGCTTCCGCCAACGG gcCCTCGTGTGCTACCTGGAGCAGCTGGAGGATGAGGAGGTGCAGACGCGTGTGGCAGGGTGTGCAGCGCTGGGCTGCCTGAAG GCCAAGGAGAGCATCGAGCAGCTGGTTTACCTGTGCCAAACCGACAAGGAGCCTGTGCGGGAGGCAGCCAAGCAGAGCCTGATGCTGTGCG GGGAAGATGGTAAATCAGCTCACCGGCGGCTGGAGGAGACCCTGGACAGCCTCCCAAGGATCTTTGCACCAGCCAGCATGGCCAGTACAGCTTTCTGA